A single region of the Pseudomonas granadensis genome encodes:
- a CDS encoding YfaP family protein: MRSFLLLLIGLACAPGLWAAAPSAELSEPVGGWRYHGLLDRTENPQVAYPTPPIDRGIQRNRTMIQGQLKALGHMRPPHSLAVNGNPLNLYTDDEGRFARPYAFGAGSNSVEVISAEGQSLKRVQFYEANHLRTPARIRLVLSWDDPKAELDLHIVTPDGQHAFWARPALSNGGGLDPDGVDGPGPEMFTMTAPLHGAYLVYVNYWGNYGNGGYNFEETSNQNEVITSQITLVLNENTVDEKRETFIVPLRAIGDLLLVKTFNY; this comes from the coding sequence ATGCGTTCATTTCTGTTGCTGCTGATTGGCCTGGCCTGTGCGCCGGGGCTGTGGGCCGCTGCGCCGAGCGCCGAGTTGTCGGAGCCCGTGGGTGGCTGGCGCTATCACGGCTTGCTCGATCGCACGGAAAACCCGCAGGTCGCCTACCCGACGCCGCCGATCGATCGCGGCATTCAACGCAATCGCACGATGATTCAGGGCCAGCTCAAGGCCCTCGGCCATATGCGTCCGCCGCATAGCCTCGCGGTGAATGGCAATCCACTCAATCTGTACACCGACGACGAGGGCCGCTTCGCCCGGCCGTATGCGTTCGGCGCCGGTTCCAACAGCGTCGAGGTGATCAGCGCCGAGGGCCAGTCGCTCAAGCGCGTGCAATTTTATGAAGCCAATCATCTGCGCACGCCGGCGCGGATTCGACTTGTCCTGAGCTGGGACGACCCGAAAGCCGAACTCGATCTGCATATTGTCACCCCCGACGGTCAGCATGCGTTCTGGGCGCGGCCGGCGCTGAGCAATGGCGGCGGGCTCGACCCGGACGGCGTTGATGGGCCGGGCCCGGAGATGTTCACCATGACCGCGCCGCTGCACGGCGCCTATCTGGTTTACGTCAACTATTGGGGCAACTACGGCAACGGCGGCTATAACTTCGAGGAGACCAGCAACCAGAACGAGGTGATCACCTCGCAAATCACGCTGGTGCTCAACGAAAACACCGTCGACGAAAAACGCGAAACCTTCATCGTGCCTCTGCGGGCAATCGGTGATCTGCTGCTGGTCAAGACTTTCAACTATTAA
- a CDS encoding DUF2138 domain-containing protein yields MSDNTATPAAATPAAKPSRRWPLLLLGLCLVAGVAGGFGWLLLKPKAPPAELASDKLGLSRPDALLETRSLSQLPKDLLTVPFLKVTLTEDFVFYYETHADRLGLTGSLRRIVYEHDLKLQDSLIEELFDQPADVALWRGADGRLKDFLLVMDRGGLAKVLEPLAKVALDDSQLSVIGNLKVGGDEVPLYQLSYNASKALLFASRGDKLVVLSNPAKYYDAQSGASEESGHVSSQALAALLNGEKLFPEAFGLPAKSPETKQRLSVNSSVLAMGYQRFIPNFAGLRFDMDDKGWHSYLAMDELENQPDFDFKPVWQAMPLGASACVTLPVAAEPQKPLLIKLGADDAVAQTLTEHVAGAAGLCWYADSRLYTPLLVASLKDEDSSKLDGDLGKLFGSMVGAFEPNVAENVFPVVEKQEGQSHVWQRQVSSSFGPYAAKTAQNPEAVSGKAFMNVSLARHGSTLLFSLDDKLLDKALGTLDKRFPPMADVLPKDVLMPIYFGPDSMAQLMQQETLDSLPQDMEPVFYNAAQTYLLPKLRTLGGYGKYALTLPEGSEPDGHWQWLPLEWKAL; encoded by the coding sequence ATGAGCGATAACACTGCTACTCCGGCTGCCGCTACGCCAGCGGCCAAACCTTCGCGGCGCTGGCCGTTGCTGTTGCTCGGGCTGTGCCTGGTTGCCGGCGTGGCGGGCGGTTTCGGCTGGCTGCTGCTCAAGCCCAAGGCGCCACCGGCCGAGCTGGCCAGTGACAAGCTCGGTCTCAGTCGCCCGGACGCGTTGCTGGAAACCCGCTCCCTGAGCCAGTTGCCCAAAGACCTGCTGACGGTGCCATTCCTCAAGGTCACGCTGACTGAGGATTTCGTCTTCTATTACGAAACCCACGCCGATCGCCTCGGCCTGACCGGCAGCCTGCGGCGGATCGTCTACGAGCATGATCTGAAATTGCAGGACAGCCTGATCGAGGAGCTTTTCGATCAGCCGGCCGATGTTGCGCTGTGGCGTGGCGCTGATGGTCGCTTGAAGGATTTTCTGCTGGTGATGGATCGCGGCGGGCTGGCGAAAGTGCTCGAACCATTGGCGAAAGTTGCGCTGGATGACAGCCAGCTCAGCGTCATTGGCAACCTCAAGGTCGGCGGCGACGAGGTACCGCTCTATCAGCTCAGCTACAACGCCAGCAAAGCGCTGCTATTCGCCTCGCGCGGCGACAAACTGGTGGTGCTGTCCAACCCGGCCAAATACTACGACGCGCAAAGCGGCGCCTCCGAAGAATCCGGCCACGTTTCCTCGCAAGCGCTGGCGGCGCTGCTAAACGGTGAAAAACTCTTTCCGGAAGCGTTCGGTCTACCGGCGAAAAGCCCTGAAACCAAACAGCGGCTATCGGTCAATTCCAGCGTGCTTGCCATGGGCTATCAGCGCTTTATCCCGAACTTTGCCGGGCTGCGTTTCGACATGGACGACAAAGGCTGGCACAGCTACCTGGCCATGGACGAGCTGGAGAACCAGCCGGATTTCGATTTCAAACCGGTGTGGCAGGCGATGCCGCTGGGCGCCAGCGCCTGTGTGACTTTGCCGGTGGCAGCCGAACCGCAGAAACCGCTGCTGATCAAGCTCGGCGCCGACGATGCCGTGGCACAGACGTTGACCGAGCACGTCGCCGGTGCGGCGGGTCTGTGCTGGTACGCCGACTCACGGTTGTACACGCCGCTGCTGGTCGCCAGTCTGAAAGACGAAGACAGCAGCAAGCTCGATGGCGATCTGGGCAAGCTGTTCGGCTCGATGGTCGGCGCGTTCGAGCCCAACGTTGCGGAAAACGTGTTCCCGGTGGTCGAGAAACAGGAAGGCCAAAGCCACGTCTGGCAACGTCAGGTCAGCTCCAGTTTCGGTCCGTATGCGGCGAAGACCGCGCAGAACCCTGAGGCGGTTTCCGGCAAGGCGTTCATGAACGTCAGCCTCGCCCGACACGGCTCGACGCTGCTGTTTTCGCTCGACGACAAACTGCTCGACAAGGCCCTCGGCACCCTCGACAAACGCTTCCCGCCGATGGCCGACGTATTGCCGAAAGACGTGCTAATGCCCATCTATTTCGGCCCGGATTCGATGGCCCAACTGATGCAGCAGGAGACCCTCGACAGCCTGCCGCAGGACATGGAGCCAGTGTTCTACAACGCCGCGCAGACCTATCTGCTGCCGAAACTGCGCACCCTTGGCGGCTATGGCAAATACGCCCTGACCTTGCCCGAAGGCAGTGAGCCGGACGGTCACTGGCAGTGGCTGCCGCTGGAATGGAAAGCGCTGTGA
- the dxs gene encoding 1-deoxy-D-xylulose-5-phosphate synthase, with product MPTTFHEIPRKRPTTPLLDRANTPDGLRRLGEAELETLADELRLELLYTVGQTGGHFGAGLGVIELTIALHYVFDTPDDRLLWDVGHQAYPHKILTGRRERMATLRQKDGIAAFPRRSESEYDTFGVGHSSTSISAALGMAIAARLQDSDRKAIAVIGDGALTAGMAFEALNHAPEVNANMLVILNDNDMSISRNVGGLSNYLAKILSSRTYASMREGSKKVLSRLPGAWEIARRTEEYAKGMLVPGTLFEELGWNYIGPIDGHDLPTLIATLRNMRDLKGPQFLHIVTKKGKGFAPAEVDPIGYHAITKLEPLDAPAAAPKAASGPKYSAVFGEWLCDMAASDKRLVGITPAMKEGSDLVAFSERFPLRYFDVAIAEQHAVTFAAGMACEGAKPVVAIYSTFLQRGYDQLVHDVAVQNLDVLFAIDRAGLVGEDGPTHAGSFDLSYLRCIPGMLIMTPSDENELRKMLTTGHLFNGPAAVRYPRGSGPNATIEKDLAPIEIGKGIVRRQGSKVALLVFGVQLAEALKVAEKLDATVVDMRFVKPLDEALVREIAASHELLVTIEENAIMGGAGGAVSEFLARENILKSMLHLGLPDIYVEHAKPAQMLAECGLDEAGIEASIRQRLALLDR from the coding sequence ATGCCCACGACGTTTCATGAGATTCCCCGCAAGCGCCCGACCACGCCCCTGCTCGACCGCGCGAACACGCCGGACGGCCTGCGCCGGTTAGGCGAAGCCGAGCTGGAAACCCTGGCCGATGAGTTGCGCCTGGAACTGCTCTACACGGTCGGCCAGACCGGTGGGCATTTCGGTGCTGGCCTGGGCGTGATCGAGCTGACCATCGCGCTGCATTATGTCTTCGACACGCCGGACGACCGGTTGCTGTGGGACGTCGGCCATCAGGCGTATCCGCACAAGATCCTCACCGGCCGTCGCGAGCGCATGGCCACCTTGCGCCAGAAGGACGGCATCGCCGCGTTCCCGCGTCGTTCCGAAAGCGAATACGACACCTTTGGCGTTGGTCACTCCAGCACTTCGATCAGCGCAGCGCTGGGCATGGCGATTGCCGCCCGCCTTCAGGACAGCGATCGCAAGGCCATCGCGGTGATCGGCGACGGCGCGTTGACCGCCGGCATGGCCTTCGAGGCGCTGAATCACGCGCCGGAAGTCAACGCCAACATGCTGGTGATCCTCAACGACAACGACATGTCGATCTCGCGCAACGTCGGCGGGCTGTCGAATTATCTGGCGAAGATCCTTTCCAGCCGCACCTACGCGAGCATGCGCGAGGGCAGCAAAAAAGTCCTGTCGCGCCTGCCGGGCGCCTGGGAAATCGCCCGTCGCACCGAAGAGTACGCCAAAGGCATGCTGGTCCCTGGCACGCTGTTCGAAGAGCTGGGCTGGAACTACATCGGCCCGATCGACGGCCACGACCTGCCGACCCTGATCGCCACGCTGCGCAACATGCGTGACCTCAAAGGCCCGCAGTTCCTGCACATCGTCACCAAGAAAGGCAAAGGCTTCGCCCCGGCGGAAGTCGACCCGATCGGTTACCACGCCATCACCAAACTTGAGCCACTGGACGCGCCGGCCGCCGCGCCGAAAGCCGCCAGCGGGCCGAAGTACTCGGCGGTGTTCGGCGAGTGGCTGTGCGACATGGCCGCCAGCGACAAACGTCTGGTCGGGATTACCCCGGCGATGAAGGAAGGCTCGGATCTGGTGGCGTTCAGCGAACGCTTCCCGCTGCGTTATTTTGACGTGGCGATTGCCGAACAACACGCGGTAACGTTCGCCGCTGGCATGGCGTGCGAAGGTGCAAAACCGGTGGTGGCGATCTACTCGACGTTCCTGCAGCGCGGTTACGACCAACTGGTGCATGACGTCGCGGTACAGAACCTCGACGTGCTGTTCGCCATCGATCGCGCCGGCCTGGTGGGCGAAGACGGCCCGACCCATGCTGGCAGCTTCGACCTGTCGTACCTGCGCTGCATCCCGGGCATGCTGATCATGACCCCGAGCGATGAAAACGAACTGCGCAAGATGCTCACCACCGGTCACCTGTTCAACGGCCCGGCGGCAGTGCGTTACCCGCGCGGCAGCGGCCCGAACGCGACCATCGAGAAAGACCTTGCGCCAATCGAAATCGGTAAAGGCATCGTCCGCCGTCAGGGCAGCAAAGTCGCCCTGCTGGTATTCGGCGTGCAACTGGCCGAAGCGTTGAAAGTCGCCGAGAAGCTTGATGCTACTGTGGTCGACATGCGCTTCGTCAAACCGTTGGACGAAGCCCTGGTGCGCGAGATCGCCGCCAGCCACGAGTTGCTGGTGACCATCGAGGAAAACGCGATCATGGGCGGCGCCGGTGGCGCGGTCAGCGAATTCCTCGCGCGCGAGAACATCCTCAAGTCGATGCTGCACCTGGGCTTGCCGGATATTTACGTCGAGCACGCGAAGCCTGCGCAGATGCTGGCCGAATGCGGTCTGGATGAAGCCGGGATCGAAGCGTCGATTCGTCAGCGCCTGGCGCTGCTCGACCGCTAA
- a CDS encoding exodeoxyribonuclease VII small subunit produces MARKKAALDFEQSLADLQTLVERLENGELSLEDSLTAFEQGIGLTRDCQAALAQAEQKVQVLLERDGELAEEPFDAEQPE; encoded by the coding sequence ATGGCCCGCAAAAAAGCTGCACTGGATTTCGAACAGTCCCTCGCCGACCTGCAAACGCTGGTCGAGCGTCTGGAGAACGGGGAATTGTCGCTGGAAGACTCGCTGACCGCTTTCGAGCAGGGCATCGGTCTGACCCGTGATTGCCAGGCAGCGCTGGCGCAGGCCGAGCAGAAGGTGCAAGTGCTGCTGGAGCGCGATGGCGAACTCGCCGAGGAACCCTTCGACGCGGAACAGCCAGAATGA
- a CDS encoding DUF1175 domain-containing protein, translating into MESAVTTLIRSLGLLALLLSASARAVDAPVLDPAQSQVFRAWFVRIAQEQLSQGPSPRWYQQDCAGLVRFAANEALKVHDDKWLRSNGLSNRYLPPELALSDEQRKLAQQWQQGGGKVGPYVNAIKLIQFNSHLVSRDVSQARPGDLMFFDQGDDQHLMIWMGRYIAYHTGTTTPTDNGMRSASLQQLMTWKDTRWIPDAANPNFIGVYRLNFLSQ; encoded by the coding sequence ATGGAAAGCGCTGTGACGACATTGATCCGCAGCCTCGGCCTGCTCGCGCTATTGCTCAGCGCGAGCGCCCGCGCCGTCGACGCGCCAGTGCTGGATCCGGCGCAATCGCAGGTGTTCCGCGCCTGGTTCGTGCGCATTGCCCAAGAGCAACTGAGCCAGGGCCCGAGCCCGCGCTGGTATCAGCAGGATTGTGCCGGGCTGGTGCGCTTCGCCGCCAACGAAGCGCTGAAAGTCCACGATGACAAGTGGCTGCGCAGCAATGGCCTGTCCAATCGCTACCTGCCGCCAGAGCTGGCGCTCAGCGACGAGCAACGCAAGCTTGCGCAACAGTGGCAGCAGGGCGGCGGCAAGGTCGGGCCGTACGTCAACGCGATCAAACTGATTCAGTTCAACAGTCACTTGGTCAGCCGCGATGTGTCGCAGGCGCGCCCCGGTGACTTGATGTTTTTCGATCAGGGCGACGACCAGCACCTGATGATCTGGATGGGCCGCTACATCGCCTATCACACCGGCACCACCACCCCCACAGACAACGGCATGCGTTCGGCAAGCCTGCAGCAACTCATGACATGGAAGGACACCCGATGGATACCCGACGCAGCCAACCCCAACTTCATCGGCGTCTATCGACTGAATTTTCTCTCCCAATGA
- a CDS encoding Fic family protein yields the protein MATRWIWQQPDWPDFNWQAERLAGLLRECVQAQGQLMGMAGSVSHALGAQTELDALLQNIVTSSAIEGEQLNVGSVRSSLARRLGLELVDGTSVSPRSEGLAQLMLDATRRFAEPLTCARLLEWHRWLFPDQENDLNARAMHVGALRGDESMQVVSGRIDRPTVHFEAPPRKGLERQLEQFLDWFEASRNQTALDPLLRAGIAHFWFVTLHPFDDGNGRLTRTLTDLALAQGEAQAIRFYAMSASILDDRSGYYRILEASQKATLDITEWLDWFLQTLLHSLCQAIALIDSVLGKTRFWQAHRESELSVEQVKVLNRLLDGGDRGFEQGISAGQYQAVAKVSKATATRHLAELLDKGCLQRLPGGGRSTRYQVNYPD from the coding sequence ATGGCAACTCGATGGATCTGGCAGCAACCCGATTGGCCGGACTTCAACTGGCAGGCAGAACGCCTGGCGGGTCTGTTGCGCGAATGCGTGCAGGCGCAAGGTCAGCTGATGGGCATGGCGGGGTCGGTCAGTCATGCCCTGGGGGCGCAGACCGAACTCGACGCCCTGCTGCAGAACATCGTGACCTCTTCGGCCATCGAGGGAGAACAACTCAACGTCGGCTCGGTGCGCTCGTCATTGGCTCGACGTCTGGGCCTGGAACTGGTTGACGGGACTAGCGTCAGTCCGCGCAGTGAGGGGCTGGCACAACTGATGCTCGATGCGACCCGGCGCTTTGCCGAACCGCTGACCTGCGCGCGCTTGCTTGAGTGGCACCGATGGTTGTTCCCTGATCAGGAAAACGACCTTAACGCGAGAGCGATGCACGTTGGCGCGCTGCGCGGCGACGAGTCAATGCAGGTAGTGTCCGGTCGCATTGATCGCCCGACCGTGCATTTCGAGGCGCCGCCGCGCAAAGGTCTTGAACGGCAACTGGAGCAGTTTCTCGACTGGTTCGAAGCGAGCCGGAATCAAACTGCACTGGACCCTTTGTTGCGCGCCGGCATCGCGCATTTCTGGTTTGTGACCTTGCACCCATTCGATGACGGCAATGGCCGCCTGACCCGCACCCTCACCGATCTGGCGCTGGCTCAGGGTGAGGCGCAGGCGATCCGTTTCTACGCCATGTCGGCAAGCATCCTCGATGATCGCTCGGGCTATTACCGAATTCTGGAGGCGAGTCAGAAAGCCACGCTCGACATCACTGAGTGGCTCGACTGGTTCCTGCAAACCTTGCTGCACAGTCTGTGCCAGGCGATCGCGCTCATCGACAGCGTACTCGGCAAGACCCGCTTCTGGCAGGCGCACCGCGAGTCGGAGCTTTCCGTCGAACAGGTGAAGGTACTCAATCGGCTACTCGACGGCGGCGACCGCGGTTTTGAACAGGGCATCAGTGCCGGGCAATACCAGGCGGTGGCGAAGGTGTCGAAAGCCACCGCGACCCGGCATCTTGCCGAGTTGCTGGACAAGGGTTGCCTGCAGCGATTGCCCGGAGGGGGCCGCAGTACACGCTATCAGGTCAACTATCCGGACTGA
- the ispA gene encoding (2E,6E)-farnesyl diphosphate synthase has product MIAAYSATSQGRVNAALESLFNAPLPELARLYEAMRYSVMNGGKRVRPLLAYAACEALGGKAEQANGAACAVELIHAYSLVHDDLPAMDDDDLRRGQPTTHKKFDEACAILAGDGLQSLAFSALLDSRLSNCSSDIRLQMVTALAQAAGPAGMVGGQAIDLGSVGLKLDQKALEQMHRHKTGALIEVSVRLGALASGRAEADELKSLQTYAQAIGLAFQVQDDILDVESDTATLGKRQGADIARDKPTYPALLGLDAAKVYALELRDQALHALRPFDAAAEPLRELARYIVERRN; this is encoded by the coding sequence ATGATTGCAGCGTATTCGGCGACCAGCCAGGGCCGGGTCAACGCGGCGCTGGAGAGCCTGTTCAATGCGCCGTTGCCGGAGTTGGCGCGGCTCTACGAAGCCATGCGCTACAGCGTGATGAACGGCGGCAAACGCGTACGCCCGTTGCTGGCTTACGCCGCGTGCGAAGCGCTCGGTGGCAAGGCCGAGCAAGCCAACGGCGCGGCCTGCGCGGTGGAGCTGATCCACGCGTATTCGCTGGTGCATGATGATTTGCCGGCGATGGACGACGACGATCTGCGTCGCGGCCAACCCACCACCCACAAGAAATTCGATGAAGCTTGCGCGATTCTCGCCGGTGACGGTTTACAGAGTCTGGCGTTCAGCGCCCTGCTCGACTCGCGCCTGAGCAACTGCAGCAGCGACATTCGCCTGCAAATGGTCACCGCGCTGGCGCAGGCTGCGGGCCCGGCGGGCATGGTCGGCGGCCAGGCCATCGATCTCGGCTCGGTGGGCTTGAAACTCGATCAGAAAGCCCTTGAACAGATGCATCGGCACAAGACCGGCGCGCTGATCGAAGTCAGCGTGCGACTGGGCGCCCTCGCCAGCGGCCGGGCCGAGGCGGACGAACTGAAATCCCTGCAGACTTACGCACAGGCCATCGGTCTGGCGTTTCAGGTCCAGGACGACATTCTCGACGTTGAAAGCGATACCGCGACCCTTGGCAAACGCCAGGGCGCCGACATCGCGCGCGACAAGCCGACCTACCCGGCCCTGCTCGGCCTCGACGCGGCCAAAGTCTATGCGCTGGAGCTGCGTGATCAGGCGCTGCACGCCCTGCGACCGTTTGACGCGGCGGCCGAGCCGTTGCGCGAGCTGGCCCGGTATATCGTCGAGCGGCGCAACTGA